A portion of the Streptomyces sp. NBC_01335 genome contains these proteins:
- a CDS encoding (2Fe-2S) ferredoxin domain-containing protein, with translation MPGKGATAGAVPCRVVVCRDCCCGSRKVTGVDHAAQTDRLREEAPVRISDCLDVCDQANVVVVQPSTEGRAAGARPVWLGLVNDPGATEDIASWIRAGGPGVAPCPEILDLYTFEPPGRRGLR, from the coding sequence GTGCCCGGCAAGGGCGCGACGGCCGGAGCGGTGCCCTGCCGGGTCGTCGTGTGCCGGGACTGCTGCTGCGGCAGTCGCAAGGTGACCGGAGTCGATCACGCGGCGCAGACGGACCGCCTTCGCGAGGAGGCCCCGGTACGGATATCGGACTGTCTGGACGTGTGCGACCAGGCCAACGTCGTGGTCGTGCAGCCCTCCACCGAGGGCCGCGCCGCCGGAGCCCGGCCCGTCTGGCTGGGGCTGGTCAACGATCCCGGCGCGACCGAGGACATCGCCTCCTGGATACGTGCCGGAGGCCCGGGCGTGGCCCCGTGCCCGGAGATCCTCGACCTCTACACCTTCGAACCTCCCGGGCGCCGGGGCCTCCGGTAG
- a CDS encoding DUF1097 domain-containing protein, which translates to MNERIPHEITASVLAATTAFVGGTALNLPPWAIFISWAGLHLMGGPSRANATRLWAAMPVGSAFALAIVLVDQHLAPHVGGGRLAQNALLGAIILVLNTALMYAGRLRPISLVPGMFLGFASFFATYFGGFGYDHGNVWAAWVSVVAMNALGPVYAFVANWATLARPTAPTAPAPHAQPATAPGAPVAEIR; encoded by the coding sequence ATGAATGAACGCATTCCGCACGAGATCACCGCGTCCGTCCTCGCCGCGACCACCGCCTTCGTCGGCGGGACCGCGCTGAACCTGCCGCCGTGGGCGATCTTCATATCCTGGGCGGGGCTGCATCTCATGGGCGGTCCCAGCCGCGCGAACGCCACCCGCCTGTGGGCCGCCATGCCGGTCGGTTCGGCCTTCGCCCTGGCCATCGTCCTCGTCGACCAGCACCTCGCCCCGCACGTCGGCGGGGGGCGACTGGCCCAGAACGCCCTGCTCGGCGCGATCATCCTGGTGCTGAACACCGCGCTGATGTACGCGGGCCGCCTGAGGCCCATCTCGCTCGTCCCGGGCATGTTCCTCGGGTTCGCCTCGTTCTTCGCCACCTACTTCGGCGGCTTCGGCTACGACCACGGCAACGTCTGGGCGGCATGGGTGAGCGTCGTCGCGATGAACGCGCTCGGCCCCGTCTACGCGTTCGTGGCGAACTGGGCGACCCTCGCCCGGCCGACCGCCCCCACCGCCCCGGCCCCCCACGCGCAGCCCGCCACCGCACCCGGCGCCCCCGTGGCGGAGATCCGCTGA
- a CDS encoding amidohydrolase family protein, which yields MYDLVLRRALIAEGRPPVDIAVAGGTIALVGEAAPGAVARETFDCDGLLVVPGFIEPHLHLDKALLDSVAPNPEGTLAGAIEVTGRLKREFTHASVRARALQVLRWAVANGTTLIRAHPDVDPIGGLTGLDVMLELRESQRHLVDLQVVAFPQEGIERAPGTYDLLREALRRGADVIGGCAYNEADLDASRRHIDTVLGLAVEFGVPADLHADFADDTSDGRFALAGAIAEATRRHGLGGRVTLGHVTSLAACPPAERAEVVALLAEAGVAVVALPATDLHIGGRADARAVRRGVTPVRELLDGGVVTAYSSNNVRNAFTPFGNADMLDIGLLLAQTCHMGSPSDTARILRMATTQAARVTGVHDGYGIHPGARADLVVLGTRRHADVLTDRPDRRLVVKRGRVVARTVRTTELLDVPVPEVSGASDVLGGTAAARRVKVA from the coding sequence GTGTACGACCTCGTACTGCGCCGCGCACTGATCGCCGAAGGCCGCCCGCCGGTGGACATCGCCGTCGCGGGCGGCACGATCGCCCTGGTGGGCGAGGCCGCCCCGGGAGCAGTGGCCCGCGAGACCTTCGACTGCGACGGGCTCCTGGTGGTGCCCGGCTTCATCGAGCCCCATCTGCACCTGGACAAGGCCCTGTTGGACAGCGTGGCCCCCAACCCGGAAGGAACGCTGGCAGGAGCCATCGAGGTCACCGGCAGGCTCAAGCGCGAGTTCACCCACGCGTCCGTCCGCGCCCGCGCGCTGCAGGTGCTCCGGTGGGCCGTGGCCAACGGCACCACCCTGATCCGCGCGCATCCGGACGTCGATCCGATCGGCGGCCTGACCGGACTCGATGTCATGCTCGAACTCCGGGAGTCCCAGAGGCACTTGGTGGACCTCCAGGTCGTCGCCTTTCCGCAGGAGGGCATCGAACGGGCACCGGGCACCTACGACCTGCTGAGGGAGGCCCTCCGGCGGGGCGCCGACGTCATCGGTGGGTGTGCATACAACGAGGCGGACCTCGACGCCTCCCGCCGCCACATCGACACCGTGCTCGGCCTCGCCGTCGAGTTCGGGGTACCGGCGGACCTGCACGCCGACTTCGCCGACGACACCTCCGACGGGCGTTTCGCCCTGGCCGGGGCGATCGCCGAGGCGACCCGCAGGCACGGCCTCGGCGGCCGGGTGACGCTCGGCCATGTCACCTCGCTCGCCGCCTGCCCGCCCGCCGAACGGGCCGAGGTCGTCGCCCTGCTCGCGGAGGCGGGGGTCGCGGTCGTCGCCCTGCCCGCGACCGACCTGCACATCGGGGGGCGCGCCGACGCCCGTGCCGTGCGCCGAGGGGTGACCCCGGTGCGCGAACTGCTGGACGGCGGAGTGGTCACCGCGTACTCCTCCAACAACGTCCGCAACGCCTTCACCCCCTTCGGCAACGCCGACATGCTCGACATCGGCCTGCTGCTCGCGCAGACCTGCCACATGGGAAGCCCGTCCGACACCGCGCGGATCCTCCGCATGGCGACCACGCAGGCCGCCCGCGTCACCGGGGTCCACGACGGCTACGGGATCCACCCCGGTGCCCGGGCCGACCTGGTGGTCCTCGGTACCCGCCGCCACGCGGACGTCCTGACCGACCGTCCGGACCGGCGGCTGGTCGTCAAGCGCGGCCGCGTCGTCGCCCGCACCGTCCGTACGACCGAGCTCCTCGACGTACCCGTTCCCGAAGTGTCCGGCGCCTCCGATGTCCTCGGCGGTACGGCCGCCGCCCGGCGGGTCAAGGTCGCCTGA
- a CDS encoding glycosyltransferase, with protein MRMTRIATTVLATAVGFAGVVATAPGAAAQSGCQYKVVWPTAGVYENPNPNSAVVKTKYAGDIVGASTCEGASYNEYGYVLVTTDAAADGRGWMREGAVVAI; from the coding sequence ATGCGCATGACCCGTATCGCCACCACCGTCCTGGCCACCGCGGTCGGCTTCGCCGGAGTGGTCGCCACCGCCCCCGGCGCAGCGGCCCAGTCCGGCTGTCAGTACAAGGTCGTGTGGCCGACCGCCGGGGTGTACGAGAACCCGAATCCGAACAGCGCCGTCGTGAAGACCAAGTACGCCGGTGACATCGTCGGCGCGTCGACCTGCGAGGGCGCGTCGTACAACGAGTACGGCTACGTCCTGGTCACCACCGATGCGGCGGCGGACGGCCGGGGCTGGATGCGCGAAGGGGCGGTCGTCGCCATCTGA
- a CDS encoding cytosine permease: MATAAATDREHRTAGEEYEHTAVPLHARKSLLSVAGVWAGFPMCLGNAVFGGLIVYNLGLQQGFWAILTGNLLLFAYVGALSHHAGRTGRSFAQQAAAVFGPRGRALVSGFLATVVIGWFSYQVGLTGTTLHQVLGWAPLWGALLGAAVYIGLTAAGIRALSAVGLLGVPLFLVTAALAFWYAADDGASVSQALAFEGHGHGITFWSAVGIVVAGFVDSGTMTADFTRWSRNGRSAVWATASAFPLTNTIAYLVGGAVVATGSAVAPETDGGSYLGLLAGHGAWITALAVLFTLTNLGSVAAHCLYNAALGWSGTTPLRMRPLVVVLGVLGSLVALTGVWSSIVSWLQLLGILVPPIGAVLVVRQAADRLRSRRGHGAHEATAPAQDGTATDGTRPADGPGFVLPALIAWVAGAIAAWILHQVYPGSVDAVLGFGVAALVYGAQLRWAGRATGAVAGAKAGDAGDREAVAEALDPARV, translated from the coding sequence ATGGCCACCGCTGCCGCGACCGACCGTGAACACCGCACCGCAGGCGAGGAGTACGAGCACACGGCCGTACCCCTCCACGCCAGAAAGAGCCTGCTCTCCGTGGCCGGGGTGTGGGCCGGCTTCCCCATGTGCCTGGGCAACGCCGTGTTCGGCGGCCTGATCGTCTACAACCTCGGCCTCCAGCAGGGCTTCTGGGCGATCCTCACCGGAAACCTCCTCCTCTTCGCCTACGTGGGTGCCCTCAGCCACCACGCGGGACGGACCGGCCGCAGCTTCGCCCAGCAGGCCGCCGCCGTCTTCGGACCCCGTGGCCGGGCGCTGGTCTCCGGCTTCCTCGCCACCGTGGTCATCGGCTGGTTCTCCTACCAGGTGGGTCTCACCGGAACGACCCTGCACCAGGTCCTCGGCTGGGCTCCGCTGTGGGGCGCGCTCCTCGGCGCCGCCGTCTACATCGGCCTGACCGCCGCCGGAATCCGCGCCCTGTCCGCCGTCGGCCTGCTGGGTGTGCCGCTCTTCCTCGTCACGGCGGCGCTCGCCTTCTGGTACGCGGCCGACGACGGCGCGAGCGTCTCCCAGGCACTCGCCTTCGAGGGCCACGGCCACGGCATCACCTTCTGGTCCGCCGTGGGCATCGTCGTCGCCGGATTCGTCGACTCGGGGACCATGACCGCCGACTTCACCCGCTGGAGCCGCAACGGCCGCTCGGCCGTGTGGGCCACCGCCTCGGCCTTCCCCCTCACCAACACCATCGCCTACCTGGTCGGCGGCGCGGTCGTCGCGACCGGGAGCGCCGTCGCCCCGGAGACCGACGGCGGCTCCTACCTCGGGCTGCTCGCCGGACACGGCGCATGGATCACCGCACTCGCCGTGCTCTTCACCCTCACCAACCTCGGCTCGGTCGCGGCGCACTGCCTCTACAACGCCGCACTGGGATGGTCCGGGACGACACCGCTGCGGATGCGCCCGCTCGTGGTCGTCCTCGGCGTACTCGGTTCGCTCGTCGCGCTGACCGGCGTGTGGAGCTCGATCGTCAGCTGGCTCCAGCTCCTCGGCATTCTGGTACCGCCCATCGGCGCCGTTCTGGTCGTGCGGCAGGCCGCGGACCGGCTGCGGTCGCGGCGCGGCCACGGAGCCCACGAGGCCACCGCACCCGCCCAGGACGGCACGGCCACCGATGGAACCCGCCCGGCTGACGGGCCGGGTTTCGTCCTTCCCGCGCTGATCGCCTGGGTTGCCGGAGCGATCGCCGCCTGGATCCTCCACCAGGTGTATCCGGGATCGGTGGACGCCGTGCTCGGCTTCGGGGTGGCGGCACTCGTGTACGGGGCCCAGCTCCGGTGGGCCGGACGCGCCACGGGCGCTGTCGCCGGTGCCAAGGCCGGGGACGCAGGGGACAGGGAAGCCGTGGCCGAGGCCCTCGATCCCGCCCGCGTCTGA
- a CDS encoding GntR family transcriptional regulator has product MAEVGAVRRRDTGQAVCDALRNDVINRVFTPGDRLTEERLATRYRVSRIPVREALRTLESEGFVHSRPYGGTFVAELSDEEAEDLLGIRLLIEPFGAERAAGRRTAVHLATLELLLAEARQILEAGSSSGLAALNTRFHQVLAEASGSPTMAALVAQLGYKISWVYSVELPRRAPDSWAEHESIVEALRERDPVAARERVADHIRRAQAAYRLRGRR; this is encoded by the coding sequence ATGGCCGAAGTCGGCGCGGTACGGAGGCGGGACACGGGACAGGCGGTGTGCGACGCGCTCAGGAACGACGTGATCAACCGGGTGTTCACGCCCGGGGACCGTCTCACCGAGGAACGGCTCGCCACGCGCTACCGGGTCTCCCGCATCCCCGTACGCGAGGCACTGCGCACCCTGGAATCCGAGGGATTCGTGCACTCGCGCCCCTACGGAGGCACGTTCGTCGCCGAGTTGAGCGACGAGGAGGCCGAGGATCTGCTGGGCATCCGGCTGCTCATCGAACCGTTCGGTGCCGAGCGCGCGGCCGGCCGCCGCACCGCGGTGCACCTCGCGACGCTCGAACTGCTGCTCGCGGAGGCCCGGCAGATCCTGGAGGCCGGCTCCTCGTCCGGGCTCGCGGCCCTCAACACCCGCTTCCACCAGGTCCTGGCCGAGGCCTCGGGGAGTCCGACCATGGCGGCCCTCGTCGCCCAACTCGGCTACAAGATCTCCTGGGTGTATTCAGTGGAACTCCCCAGGCGTGCACCGGACTCCTGGGCCGAGCACGAGTCCATCGTCGAGGCGCTGCGCGAGCGGGACCCGGTCGCCGCCCGCGAGCGGGTGGCCGACCACATCAGACGCGCTCAGGCCGCCTACCGCCTGCGCGGCAGACGCTGA
- a CDS encoding amidase, translating to MTPEERDDLCFLPATEIVAAVAARRLSPVELVDAVLDRMAEINPLIGAFCTPAPERARARAALLADTLARGGTPGPLAGVPLGVKDLIATKGLLTTFGSPAYRDHVPDQDDIVVERSTGAGAVVLGKTNTTEFGYSPAGHNPLFPPSRNPWRTGLTPGGSSAGSAAAVAAGLGPVALGSDGGCSLRVPAAFCELVGFKPSMGRVPVWPGCRDERMPGASGWESIEHLGVLTRTVADTALMLSVLAGPDPRDRHSIPCHDIDWTAAALRGREEGCAGLRIAYSPDLGYLPVDPAVRAVAEDAVSAFRGLGCTVEEVDPGWSDPAEAFQAIITAETDLTGMRRLVDQYGPAMSPHLAAWMTRDWTARELTDANIARKALTNRMAALMSEYDLLITPTAAVPPFPVGVHGPERIAGRPVGDTAWIGFNYPASLTGAPAISVPAGRTPDGLPVGLQLIGRHLADGTVLRAAAAYERARPWAHRRPALSSNEPGAAPRAVVTAR from the coding sequence GTGACCCCCGAAGAGCGCGACGACCTCTGCTTCCTCCCGGCCACCGAGATCGTGGCGGCCGTGGCCGCCCGCCGGCTCTCGCCCGTCGAGCTGGTCGATGCCGTGCTGGACCGCATGGCGGAGATCAACCCGCTGATCGGGGCGTTCTGCACCCCCGCCCCCGAACGGGCCCGCGCACGGGCGGCGCTCCTGGCGGACACCCTGGCCCGCGGCGGCACTCCCGGCCCACTGGCCGGCGTACCCCTCGGGGTGAAGGACCTGATCGCGACCAAGGGGCTGCTCACCACCTTCGGGTCACCCGCCTACCGCGACCACGTCCCCGACCAGGACGACATCGTCGTCGAGCGCTCCACCGGGGCCGGAGCCGTCGTGCTGGGGAAGACCAACACCACCGAGTTCGGCTACAGCCCGGCGGGCCACAACCCGCTCTTCCCGCCCAGCCGCAACCCCTGGCGGACCGGCCTCACCCCCGGCGGATCGAGCGCCGGATCGGCGGCGGCGGTGGCCGCCGGCCTCGGACCGGTGGCGTTGGGCAGCGACGGCGGATGCTCCCTGCGGGTGCCCGCGGCCTTCTGCGAACTGGTCGGCTTCAAACCGTCGATGGGCCGCGTGCCCGTCTGGCCCGGCTGCCGCGACGAACGCATGCCCGGCGCCTCCGGCTGGGAGAGCATCGAGCATCTCGGCGTCCTGACCCGCACCGTCGCCGACACCGCGCTCATGCTCTCCGTGCTCGCCGGCCCCGATCCGCGCGACCGGCACTCCATCCCCTGCCACGACATCGACTGGACGGCTGCCGCCCTTCGCGGCCGCGAGGAAGGATGCGCCGGGCTCCGCATCGCCTACAGCCCGGATCTCGGCTATCTGCCGGTCGACCCGGCGGTACGCGCGGTGGCCGAGGACGCGGTGTCCGCCTTCCGCGGGCTGGGCTGCACCGTGGAGGAGGTCGACCCCGGCTGGAGCGACCCCGCCGAGGCGTTCCAGGCGATCATCACCGCCGAGACCGACCTGACCGGCATGCGGCGCCTCGTCGATCAGTACGGTCCCGCCATGTCCCCGCACCTCGCGGCCTGGATGACGCGCGACTGGACGGCGCGGGAACTCACCGACGCCAACATCGCGCGCAAGGCGCTGACCAATCGCATGGCCGCGCTGATGTCCGAGTACGACCTCCTGATCACTCCCACGGCGGCCGTGCCCCCCTTCCCCGTCGGCGTACACGGCCCGGAGCGCATCGCCGGCCGCCCCGTCGGCGACACCGCCTGGATCGGCTTCAACTACCCGGCCTCCCTCACCGGCGCGCCCGCGATCAGCGTCCCGGCGGGCCGCACCCCCGACGGTCTGCCCGTGGGACTCCAGCTGATCGGACGCCATCTGGCGGACGGAACCGTGCTCCGCGCGGCGGCGGCGTACGAGAGGGCGCGCCCCTGGGCGCACCGGCGCCCAGCGCTGTCGTCGAACGAGCCCGGCGCTGCGCCGAGAGCCGTGGTGACCGCCCGCTGA
- a CDS encoding FUSC family protein: MGAMTPFWETGRPLWARVRNSLLVAAALTGAMSAGVLVAPYRWAIVPASVVIIVVVAVLYYAFMLTRGPSPVMMFYAAVLGTYFGADPTVGWQMVGVTAFAALLTSVLLLVPLLFAPRGPEERAVAAARRAVADYRLTEAGSQPARLSRNAAYQAVNGARLTLHSAWPATRGQHHQALASDLMATNRALAETVLDRLGADAPATADPGIGATPGRPGWRYLLGHALRGNSVEWFTAWRMGLAAGIAGVISLAVGIGHPYWAILTATIVINQWMDRVTATRRAAHRTIGTLLGVGVVWGVFSLHPGPWWTVAAVVVCMIGQYLLFPLNYALALVAITPMALLAVGPSGGAGVAAITADRFTDTFIGAATAVVVTWGTSWAFPRRLVRSQSARAAAAISAVRRTTSEGASFAPEGRRARVELQYELIHHLSVLDRAVADDPRLADLAPAEHELADQGYAVLGQAWQNHPAGQAA; the protein is encoded by the coding sequence ATGGGCGCCATGACACCGTTCTGGGAGACCGGCCGTCCCCTGTGGGCACGGGTCCGCAACAGCCTCCTGGTGGCCGCCGCGCTGACCGGCGCCATGTCGGCGGGGGTGCTCGTCGCGCCGTACCGCTGGGCGATCGTCCCGGCGAGCGTCGTGATCATCGTGGTGGTGGCCGTCCTCTACTACGCCTTCATGCTGACCCGTGGCCCGAGCCCGGTGATGATGTTCTACGCCGCCGTCCTGGGTACCTACTTCGGCGCGGACCCGACGGTGGGCTGGCAGATGGTCGGCGTCACCGCCTTCGCGGCGCTGCTCACCTCGGTCCTGCTGCTGGTCCCCCTGCTCTTCGCCCCGCGCGGCCCCGAGGAACGCGCCGTGGCCGCCGCCCGCCGGGCCGTGGCCGACTACCGGCTGACGGAGGCGGGCAGCCAGCCCGCGCGCCTGAGCCGGAACGCCGCCTACCAGGCGGTCAACGGGGCGCGGCTGACCCTGCACTCCGCCTGGCCGGCCACGCGCGGGCAGCACCATCAGGCGCTCGCCTCCGACCTGATGGCGACCAACCGGGCCCTCGCCGAGACCGTCCTGGACCGCCTCGGCGCCGACGCCCCGGCCACCGCAGACCCCGGCATCGGCGCCACGCCCGGCAGACCGGGATGGCGCTACCTGCTCGGCCACGCCCTGCGCGGCAACTCGGTGGAGTGGTTCACCGCCTGGCGGATGGGACTCGCCGCGGGCATCGCGGGCGTCATCAGCCTGGCCGTCGGAATCGGCCACCCCTACTGGGCGATCCTGACCGCCACCATCGTGATCAACCAGTGGATGGACCGGGTCACCGCCACCCGGCGCGCCGCCCACCGCACCATCGGCACGCTCCTCGGCGTCGGAGTCGTCTGGGGCGTCTTCAGCCTGCACCCCGGCCCGTGGTGGACGGTCGCGGCGGTGGTCGTCTGCATGATCGGCCAGTACCTGCTCTTCCCCCTGAACTACGCCCTCGCCCTGGTCGCCATCACGCCCATGGCCCTGCTCGCCGTCGGACCGAGCGGCGGTGCCGGGGTCGCGGCCATCACCGCCGACCGCTTCACCGACACCTTCATCGGCGCCGCGACCGCCGTCGTGGTCACCTGGGGCACCAGCTGGGCGTTCCCCCGCCGCCTCGTCCGCTCCCAGTCCGCACGCGCCGCCGCCGCCATCTCGGCGGTCCGGCGCACCACCTCCGAGGGCGCGTCCTTCGCTCCCGAGGGCCGCCGCGCCCGTGTGGAGCTCCAGTACGAACTGATCCACCACCTCAGCGTCCTGGACCGGGCCGTCGCGGACGATCCGCGCCTCGCCGACCTCGCCCCCGCCGAGCACGAGCTCGCCGACCAGGGCTACGCGGTGCTCGGCCAGGCGTGGCAGAACCACCCCGCCGGCCAGGCGGCCTGA
- a CDS encoding trehalose-6-phosphate synthase yields the protein MNDHARRARGPGRKLPPAGERVLVTDLDGTLLGGDRESRLRLLRALERHPEITVVFATGRSLSSVRTLLREDPLLPAPRWIVADVGASVIDAADMSHVDALERPLRSGWPGDEQVREALRGFSRLAYQKVAQEGRCSFYLAPDGLTDALTSAVASLGCSWSYSEGRYFDVLPAGAGKGPAVRELVRKHQWPLSGVLVAGDSLNDLSLFDLRSHGVVVGNAEAALRERLPEDPLIQRSRLAGAAGILSALHHLGWVEPVVPVVVGYHRAPARWSGGRWEQPSSPNGILPTLTSVLGGGNKDSGLDAVWAAVVTTEGGGGGEGGGGAERADGLGGPGTWPAPFPGGLPMALLPVPPSLWSGYFHRACKETLWPALMSQPHLIRHDPAHWADYEQVNEAFAHHVSAHASPGGTVWLHDYNLWLVPGLLKRSRPDLAVGLFHHTPFPPPEVFQALPVAEQLRASLARLDWAGFHTAAFAHHFRRLLHGADTVPRTGVHPLGIDRAAVAALARSRTPQAAATDGPLVLSVERLDYAKAPVQKIRALATLLDLRPELRGRLRFRLVCPPPEPGVRAYETTRAELEQAITALNARWGSGAWQPVEYIPRSLPFAEVMDHYLAADVFWVTSLADGMNLTAQEFLTAQAASGRAGVLVLSRYAGIAERLGDAALLTDPSHPQDLVDVLHTALTMSPSRRRAHTARLVQRLDAAAPLDWAHAVVAAIGERPGPL from the coding sequence GTGAACGACCACGCGCGCCGGGCTCGTGGCCCTGGGCGGAAGTTGCCGCCCGCGGGCGAAAGAGTCCTGGTCACCGACCTCGACGGCACACTGCTGGGCGGTGACCGGGAGAGCCGTCTGCGGCTGCTCCGGGCACTGGAGCGCCACCCGGAGATCACCGTCGTCTTCGCGACGGGCCGCAGCCTGAGCTCCGTACGGACGCTGCTGCGAGAGGATCCCCTGCTCCCGGCACCGCGGTGGATCGTCGCGGACGTCGGTGCCAGCGTCATCGACGCGGCGGACATGAGCCATGTCGACGCGCTGGAACGGCCGCTGCGGTCGGGATGGCCCGGGGACGAACAGGTCCGGGAGGCGCTGCGCGGCTTCTCCCGACTCGCGTACCAGAAGGTCGCCCAGGAAGGGCGCTGCTCGTTCTATCTGGCTCCGGACGGGCTGACCGACGCCCTCACTTCGGCGGTGGCGAGCCTGGGATGCTCCTGGTCCTACAGCGAGGGACGGTACTTCGACGTCCTGCCCGCGGGTGCGGGCAAGGGCCCGGCCGTCCGTGAACTCGTCCGCAAGCACCAGTGGCCGCTGTCCGGCGTGCTCGTCGCCGGTGACTCGCTCAATGACCTGTCGCTCTTCGACCTCCGCTCGCACGGGGTCGTCGTCGGCAACGCCGAGGCGGCTCTGAGGGAGCGTCTCCCCGAAGACCCCCTGATCCAGCGATCCCGCCTCGCCGGTGCGGCCGGCATCCTCTCGGCGCTGCACCACCTCGGCTGGGTCGAGCCCGTCGTACCGGTCGTCGTCGGCTACCACCGCGCGCCTGCTCGCTGGAGCGGAGGACGGTGGGAGCAGCCGTCCAGTCCCAACGGCATCCTGCCCACCCTGACGTCCGTCCTCGGCGGCGGGAACAAGGACAGCGGACTGGATGCCGTGTGGGCCGCGGTGGTCACCACCGAAGGAGGCGGCGGGGGCGAAGGAGGCGGCGGAGCCGAACGAGCCGACGGACTCGGTGGACCCGGTACGTGGCCGGCCCCGTTCCCCGGCGGCCTCCCCATGGCCCTTCTGCCCGTGCCGCCGTCCCTCTGGAGCGGCTACTTCCACCGGGCCTGCAAGGAGACGCTCTGGCCGGCCCTGATGTCCCAGCCGCACCTCATCCGCCACGACCCGGCCCACTGGGCCGACTACGAGCAGGTCAACGAAGCCTTCGCGCACCATGTCAGCGCCCACGCCTCCCCCGGCGGAACCGTGTGGCTGCACGACTACAACCTCTGGCTCGTCCCCGGCCTCCTCAAGCGCAGCCGACCGGACCTGGCCGTCGGCCTGTTCCACCACACCCCCTTCCCGCCGCCCGAGGTCTTCCAGGCTCTGCCGGTGGCCGAGCAGTTGCGCGCCTCGCTGGCCCGACTGGACTGGGCGGGCTTTCACACGGCCGCCTTCGCCCACCACTTCCGCCGGCTGCTGCACGGCGCGGACACCGTGCCGCGTACGGGCGTTCATCCGCTGGGCATCGACCGGGCGGCCGTCGCGGCCCTCGCGCGCTCCCGTACCCCGCAGGCCGCGGCGACGGACGGCCCGCTGGTGCTGTCCGTGGAACGTCTGGACTACGCCAAAGCCCCGGTCCAGAAGATCCGCGCCCTCGCGACCCTTCTCGACCTGCGGCCGGAGCTGCGCGGACGGCTGCGCTTCCGGCTCGTGTGCCCGCCGCCCGAGCCCGGTGTCCGCGCCTACGAGACGACCCGCGCCGAACTCGAACAGGCCATCACCGCCCTCAACGCCCGCTGGGGTTCGGGTGCGTGGCAACCGGTGGAGTACATCCCCCGGTCGCTCCCCTTCGCCGAGGTCATGGACCACTACCTGGCGGCGGACGTCTTCTGGGTGACCTCCCTGGCCGACGGGATGAACCTCACCGCCCAGGAGTTCCTCACCGCCCAGGCCGCTTCCGGACGCGCGGGTGTCCTCGTCCTCTCCCGGTACGCGGGGATCGCCGAGCGACTCGGGGACGCCGCGCTGCTCACCGATCCCAGCCACCCGCAGGACCTCGTGGACGTCCTGCACACCGCGCTGACCATGTCCCCGTCCCGTCGCAGGGCGCATACGGCCCGCCTGGTCCAGCGGCTCGACGCGGCCGCGCCCCTCGACTGGGCCCACGCGGTCGTCGCGGCCATCGGGGAGAGGCCCGGGCCGTTGTAG
- a CDS encoding TetR/AcrR family transcriptional regulator: protein MAEVRADVLEAAAQVLMAHGVAGFTVEKVVAASGVSSATVYRHWPSRGALALDGFRHAVGDQIALDDTGDVRADLMRFITAFIRLATHRPAGPVFAQLIGAAQTDAELAGQFEHHYFGPRRREAFALLEKAKGRGQIVEDADPGLLVDLIWGACYIRLLLPHLTDQLTEDFARAVVDQALAGLLVGSADGGEAGR from the coding sequence ATGGCCGAGGTCCGCGCCGACGTGCTGGAGGCCGCCGCCCAGGTGCTGATGGCGCACGGGGTCGCCGGCTTCACCGTCGAGAAGGTCGTCGCCGCCTCCGGTGTCAGCTCGGCGACCGTCTACCGGCACTGGCCCTCACGCGGCGCGCTGGCCCTGGACGGATTCCGGCACGCCGTCGGAGACCAGATCGCGCTCGACGACACCGGAGACGTCCGCGCGGACCTGATGCGGTTCATCACCGCGTTCATCCGGCTCGCCACCCACCGGCCCGCAGGGCCCGTCTTCGCCCAGCTCATCGGCGCGGCCCAGACGGACGCGGAACTCGCCGGACAGTTCGAGCACCACTACTTCGGGCCGCGCCGACGCGAGGCGTTCGCCCTGCTGGAGAAGGCGAAGGGCCGCGGGCAGATCGTTGAGGACGCCGACCCCGGACTCCTGGTGGACCTCATCTGGGGCGCCTGCTACATCCGTCTCCTCCTGCCCCACCTCACCGACCAGCTCACCGAGGACTTCGCCCGCGCCGTCGTCGACCAGGCCCTCGCCGGTCTCCTCGTCGGATCTGCGGACGGGGGCGAGGCGGGCAGGTAG